A window from Streptomyces sp. NBC_00299 encodes these proteins:
- a CDS encoding TIGR03618 family F420-dependent PPOX class oxidoreductase has protein sequence MTQDATQDATHNALLTLLSEGHGGVLVTLKRDGRPQLSNVSHAYYPDERLIRVSITDDRAKTRNLRRDPRASYHVTSPDRRAYVVAEGTADLAPVAKEPYDATAEELVRLYRDVLGEHPDWDDFRAAMVRDRRLVLRLRVERVYGIPAGDNRG, from the coding sequence ATGACTCAGGACGCCACCCAGGACGCCACACACAACGCACTGCTCACGTTGCTCTCCGAGGGCCATGGCGGGGTGCTGGTCACCCTCAAGCGCGACGGCCGGCCGCAGCTGTCGAACGTCAGCCACGCCTACTACCCCGACGAACGCCTCATCCGCGTCTCGATCACCGACGACCGCGCCAAGACCCGCAATCTGCGCCGGGACCCCCGGGCGTCGTACCACGTCACGAGCCCCGACCGGCGGGCCTACGTCGTCGCCGAGGGCACGGCGGACCTGGCACCGGTCGCCAAGGAGCCGTACGACGCCACGGCCGAGGAGCTCGTCCGGCTCTACCGGGACGTCCTGGGCGAGCACCCCGACTGGGACGACTTCCGAGCGGCGATGGTCCGGGACCGGAGGCTCGTGCTGCGGTTGCGGGTGGAGCGGGTGTACGGCATCCCCGCGGGGGACAACCGGGGCTGA
- a CDS encoding TetR/AcrR family transcriptional regulator gives MSTPEQESDTGLRARLVDVGVELVAREGVQALTLREIARRAGVSHGAPRRYFPTHLELLSAIARRGFGELAERTTAAAAANTDGPTTPREQLTALGRVYLEFALGNPGMYELMFRHDLLGSGHLGLRDTSLPLFGRLVDLVGQVRPGADARLVAGALWANLHGIAQLWGWGSLQLATGADDFVPLLRSALDAHLGAESE, from the coding sequence ATGTCTACTCCCGAGCAGGAATCCGATACAGGGCTGCGGGCCCGACTGGTCGACGTCGGTGTGGAGCTCGTGGCGCGGGAGGGCGTGCAGGCGCTCACCCTGCGGGAGATCGCCCGTCGGGCGGGCGTCTCGCACGGCGCGCCGCGCCGCTACTTCCCGACCCATCTGGAGCTGCTCTCGGCGATCGCCCGCCGCGGCTTCGGGGAGTTGGCGGAGCGGACGACCGCTGCTGCGGCGGCGAACACCGACGGTCCGACGACTCCGCGGGAGCAGCTGACCGCACTGGGGCGCGTCTATCTGGAGTTCGCGCTGGGCAACCCCGGCATGTACGAACTGATGTTCCGTCATGACTTGCTGGGGAGCGGTCACTTGGGGCTGCGGGACACCAGCCTCCCCCTCTTCGGCCGACTGGTGGACCTCGTCGGCCAGGTGCGCCCCGGCGCCGACGCCCGTCTCGTCGCGGGGGCGTTGTGGGCCAACCTGCACGGCATCGCCCAGCTGTGGGGCTGGGGAAGCCTCCAACTCGCCACGGGGGCCGACGACTTCGTACCGCTGCTGCGGTCGGCGCTGGACGCCCACCTCGGGGCGGAGAGCGAGTGA
- a CDS encoding MFS transporter: protein MNPRLTLASSIVGAVIVALDGTVLTVAQPMLQRDLGASFAQDQWTSTGYLIAVASLLVFAGRLGDRYGHHRLFGVGMLGFGAASAGIALAPGVGWVIGLRVVQGVFGALLQPATLGMLRAAFPTDRLRTPIAVRTAAIGVAAAAGPVVGGALVAGPGWRAVFLLNVAPAVVFGILALTVRQPPRTASPTRLDLPGALLLAVTLACLVHALVGLPGWAWTAATAAVTGALFVRHERRTVSPLLPPDVIGSPAVGSALGMLVAASAALSGALFVGTFLLQDTLGMDAFHSALVSLPLALLMVLAAATCAVLLRRAGARRTTTAAMALLALGILTLSRTGATPALCAGFALVGAGFGTVMVAATHVVVREAAVESAGVAGGLQQTAMNVGPVLGVAAATPLMVSGEGPGLPLSVLAALALAGAALGRGLPGREGATIDDHGQSRDRTRVPARR from the coding sequence GTGAACCCGCGCCTCACCCTCGCGAGCAGCATCGTCGGCGCCGTGATCGTCGCGCTCGACGGCACCGTCCTGACCGTCGCCCAGCCCATGCTGCAACGCGACCTGGGCGCCTCCTTCGCTCAGGACCAGTGGACCAGTACCGGCTATCTCATCGCGGTGGCGAGCCTGTTGGTGTTCGCCGGGCGGCTCGGTGACCGGTACGGGCACCACCGGCTCTTCGGGGTCGGGATGCTCGGCTTCGGGGCCGCGTCGGCCGGTATCGCGCTCGCGCCCGGCGTCGGATGGGTGATCGGGCTGCGGGTCGTGCAGGGCGTGTTCGGGGCGCTGCTCCAGCCGGCCACGCTGGGGATGCTGCGGGCCGCGTTCCCGACCGACCGGCTGCGGACCCCGATCGCCGTGCGGACCGCCGCGATCGGGGTGGCGGCCGCTGCCGGACCGGTGGTGGGCGGCGCGCTGGTGGCGGGGCCGGGCTGGCGGGCCGTGTTCCTGCTGAACGTCGCGCCCGCCGTCGTCTTCGGCATCCTCGCCCTCACGGTCCGGCAGCCCCCGCGCACCGCCTCCCCCACCCGGCTCGACCTGCCCGGCGCCCTCCTGCTCGCGGTGACCCTGGCCTGTCTGGTGCACGCCCTCGTCGGGCTGCCGGGATGGGCCTGGACCGCCGCGACCGCAGCCGTCACGGGTGCCCTCTTCGTCCGGCACGAGCGCCGCACCGTGAGCCCGCTGCTGCCGCCGGACGTCATCGGCTCGCCGGCCGTCGGCTCGGCGCTCGGCATGCTGGTGGCCGCGTCGGCGGCGCTGTCCGGCGCGTTGTTCGTCGGCACGTTCCTGTTGCAGGACACGCTCGGCATGGACGCGTTCCACAGCGCCCTGGTCAGCCTGCCGCTGGCCCTGCTGATGGTCCTCGCGGCGGCCACCTGCGCGGTGCTGCTGCGCCGGGCCGGGGCCCGCCGTACGACCACGGCCGCGATGGCCCTCCTCGCACTGGGGATCCTCACCCTCTCCCGCACGGGCGCCACTCCCGCTCTGTGCGCCGGGTTCGCCCTGGTGGGGGCCGGGTTCGGCACGGTGATGGTCGCGGCGACCCATGTCGTCGTACGGGAGGCGGCCGTCGAGTCGGCCGGGGTGGCGGGCGGGCTGCAGCAGACCGCGATGAACGTCGGCCCGGTGCTGGGCGTGGCCGCCGCGACCCCTCTCATGGTGTCCGGCGAGGGCCCCGGGCTGCCGCTGAGCGTCCTCGCCGCCCTCGCCCTGGCCGGTGCGGCGCTGGGCCGGGGGTTGCCGGGGCGGGAGGGCGCGACGATCGACGATCATGGCCAATCGCGGGACCGTACACGCGTTCCTGCGCGACGATGA
- a CDS encoding serine hydrolase domain-containing protein yields MALLTQEVDPGEVGLDAKALDRLDQHFAHYVDEGRIPGYLVAVARGGRVAHLATHGHRDVAAGLPVEADTLWRIYSMTKPVTSVAALLLVEEGKLSLDDPVGRHLPAFAEPRVYVSGSGADTVTRPADGPLSVRHLMTHTAGLTFAFYHSHPVDALYRDANLESAVLPGSDLARTVDVYASLPLQFEPGTQWNYSVASNVLGRVIEVVSGQPLDEFFAERIFRPLGMTDAGFCVSGEQKDRLSELYGETEGGGIEPIPGLPLHGRPRFLSGSGGMAASAHDVHRFMELLRRRGELDGTRLLTPETVDLMTSNHLPGGADLRSFGSRPAHDEPGNDGLGFGLGVSVVIDPTRTKAPAGLGTYGWSGVATTTFWVDPGRDLTVQFMTQVRPKTSHTMFQDLKRLVHEAVTEG; encoded by the coding sequence ATGGCACTGCTGACACAAGAGGTCGACCCGGGTGAGGTCGGGCTGGACGCGAAGGCGCTGGACCGCCTCGACCAGCACTTCGCCCACTACGTCGACGAGGGCCGGATACCCGGCTACCTGGTGGCCGTCGCCCGCGGTGGACGCGTCGCCCACCTCGCCACGCACGGCCACCGGGACGTCGCGGCGGGGCTCCCCGTCGAGGCGGACACGCTGTGGCGGATCTACTCCATGACCAAGCCGGTCACCTCGGTCGCCGCGCTGCTGCTGGTGGAGGAGGGCAAGCTTTCGCTCGACGACCCGGTCGGCCGCCACCTGCCCGCCTTCGCCGAGCCCCGGGTGTACGTCAGCGGATCCGGCGCCGACACGGTGACCCGCCCGGCCGACGGGCCGCTGAGCGTCCGGCATCTGATGACGCACACCGCCGGGCTGACCTTCGCCTTCTACCACTCGCATCCCGTCGACGCCCTCTACCGCGACGCCAACCTGGAGTCGGCGGTGCTGCCCGGCTCCGATCTGGCCAGGACGGTCGACGTGTACGCGAGCCTGCCGCTGCAGTTCGAGCCGGGGACGCAGTGGAACTACTCGGTCGCCTCCAACGTGCTCGGCCGGGTCATCGAGGTCGTGTCCGGGCAGCCGCTCGACGAGTTCTTCGCGGAACGGATCTTCCGGCCGCTCGGGATGACCGACGCCGGGTTCTGCGTGAGCGGCGAACAGAAGGACCGGCTCTCCGAGTTGTACGGCGAGACCGAGGGCGGCGGCATCGAGCCGATCCCCGGCCTCCCGCTGCACGGCCGGCCCCGCTTCCTGTCCGGCAGCGGCGGTATGGCGGCCTCCGCGCACGACGTCCACCGCTTCATGGAGCTGCTGCGCCGCCGCGGCGAACTGGACGGCACCCGTCTGTTGACCCCCGAGACCGTGGACCTGATGACGTCCAACCACCTCCCGGGCGGCGCCGACCTGCGGTCCTTCGGCAGCCGCCCCGCCCATGACGAGCCCGGCAACGACGGCCTCGGCTTCGGCCTCGGCGTCTCGGTGGTGATCGACCCGACCCGTACGAAGGCTCCGGCGGGCCTCGGCACGTACGGCTGGAGCGGAGTGGCGACCACCACGTTCTGGGTCGACCCGGGCCGCGATCTGACGGTGCAGTTCATGACCCAGGTGCGGCCGAAGACCTCGCACACGATGTTCCAGGACCTCAAGCGGCTCGTGCACGAGGCCGTCACGGAAGGCTGA
- a CDS encoding saccharopine dehydrogenase family protein, which yields MADSSARVPASGTVHWVGAGLSTGSGLARLCDTADRVRLWHRTADRAADALNRLGLTGRAEPRAYTLSALTAELAPGDVVVSMLPAPEHAGLLAACIREQAHFACSSYVSDAVLGQVPAAEAAGLVVLTEAGLDPGIDHLFAHCLVGRARTAVGDDTAASYSLTSYCGGVPAVPNDFRYRFSWAPAGVLNALRAPARYLKDGAETVAERPWEVTRRHVVDGEAFEVYPNRDSVPFVEQYGLPPAWKPQTFVRGTLRLEGWLQAWDAVFEELKTGDDARIAALAGELAAAYPTTDADRDRVVLAVSLDVRGGGGQSWSGSYLLDLVGDEEESAMARCVSRPLALGVRHILDGTLPAGLNRAAETAARSEEWLRELALEAVEFTLRVDR from the coding sequence ATGGCTGACAGCTCCGCACGGGTGCCCGCGAGCGGCACCGTCCACTGGGTCGGCGCCGGACTGTCCACCGGCAGCGGTCTGGCCCGGCTGTGCGACACGGCCGACCGCGTACGGCTGTGGCACCGCACCGCGGACCGCGCCGCCGACGCCCTGAACAGGCTGGGCCTCACCGGACGCGCCGAGCCCCGCGCGTACACCCTCTCCGCGCTCACGGCCGAACTGGCGCCGGGCGACGTGGTCGTATCGATGCTGCCCGCCCCGGAGCACGCCGGGCTCCTCGCGGCCTGCATCCGGGAACAGGCTCACTTCGCCTGCTCCAGCTATGTGTCGGACGCCGTCCTCGGACAGGTGCCCGCGGCCGAGGCGGCCGGGCTCGTGGTCCTCACCGAGGCCGGCCTCGACCCGGGCATCGACCACCTCTTCGCGCACTGCCTGGTCGGCCGCGCCCGGACGGCCGTCGGTGACGACACGGCCGCCTCGTACAGCCTCACCTCGTACTGCGGAGGTGTCCCCGCCGTCCCGAACGACTTCAGGTACCGCTTCAGCTGGGCGCCCGCCGGTGTTCTCAACGCCCTGCGCGCACCGGCCCGTTACCTCAAGGACGGTGCCGAGACCGTCGCCGAGCGGCCGTGGGAGGTGACACGGCGGCATGTCGTCGACGGGGAGGCGTTCGAGGTCTACCCCAACCGCGACAGCGTCCCGTTCGTCGAGCAGTACGGGCTGCCGCCCGCGTGGAAACCGCAGACCTTCGTGCGGGGCACCCTGCGCCTGGAGGGCTGGCTGCAGGCCTGGGACGCCGTCTTCGAGGAGCTGAAGACCGGCGACGACGCCCGAATCGCCGCCCTGGCAGGGGAGTTGGCGGCGGCCTACCCCACCACGGACGCCGACCGGGACCGGGTCGTCCTCGCCGTGTCGCTCGACGTGCGCGGCGGGGGCGGGCAGAGCTGGTCCGGCAGTTACCTGCTGGACCTGGTGGGCGACGAGGAGGAGAGCGCCATGGCCCGCTGTGTCTCCCGCCCCCTCGCTCTCGGCGTCCGGCACATCCTGGACGGCACCCTGCCGGCGGGCCTGAACCGCGCCGCCGAGACGGCGGCCCGCTCGGAGGAGTGGCTGCGCGAACTCGCCCTGGAGGCAGTGGAGTTCACGCTGCGCGTGGACCGGTGA
- a CDS encoding saccharopine dehydrogenase, whose product MTDLHLWLRHEVRSTERRTPIVPADARRLVESGVTLTVEESPQRIFPIEEYDAAGCRVAPAGSWVSAPEQVVVIGLKELPVRPGELTHRHIYFGHAYKQQPGAEDLLRRFAQGGGVLLDLEYLVDDDGRRLAAFGFWAGYLGAALAVLQHRGKLVAPLTPTSKEELDATLQPAHDDEEFTALVIGALGRSGRGARLAFMTAGVEAATPWDLAETRDLDRPALLAHDVLVNAVLATTPIPPFLREQDLDDPARRLRTLCDVTVDVGSPLNVLPVYDRTTDWTDPVRRLRKEPPLDLIAIDNLPSLLPRESSTDFSAALLPQLLDFETGGPWGRCRDRYHQAARELGIAEAEGEYRHG is encoded by the coding sequence ATGACCGATCTCCATCTGTGGCTGCGCCACGAGGTCCGTTCCACCGAACGACGCACTCCGATCGTGCCGGCCGACGCCCGGCGGCTCGTCGAGAGCGGGGTGACGCTGACCGTCGAGGAGTCCCCGCAGCGGATCTTCCCCATCGAGGAGTACGACGCCGCCGGCTGCCGTGTCGCGCCCGCGGGCTCCTGGGTGTCGGCGCCAGAACAGGTCGTGGTCATCGGGCTGAAGGAACTCCCCGTCCGGCCCGGCGAGCTCACCCACCGGCACATCTACTTCGGCCACGCCTACAAGCAGCAGCCCGGCGCCGAGGACCTGCTCCGCCGGTTCGCCCAGGGCGGCGGCGTCCTGCTCGACCTGGAGTACCTGGTGGACGACGACGGCCGCCGCCTCGCCGCGTTCGGCTTCTGGGCCGGCTATCTCGGAGCCGCCCTCGCCGTCCTCCAGCATCGGGGGAAGCTCGTCGCGCCGCTCACGCCGACGTCGAAGGAGGAGCTGGACGCCACCCTCCAACCCGCCCACGACGACGAGGAGTTCACCGCCCTCGTGATCGGCGCCCTGGGCCGCAGCGGACGGGGCGCGCGCCTCGCCTTCATGACCGCCGGGGTCGAGGCGGCCACGCCCTGGGACCTCGCCGAGACCCGCGACCTTGACCGCCCGGCCCTCCTCGCGCACGACGTCCTCGTCAACGCCGTCCTCGCCACCACCCCGATCCCGCCCTTCCTGCGCGAGCAGGACCTCGACGACCCCGCCCGACGGCTGCGCACTCTCTGCGACGTCACCGTCGACGTCGGCTCCCCCCTGAACGTCCTGCCGGTCTACGACCGCACCACCGACTGGACCGACCCCGTGCGCCGGCTGCGCAAGGAACCCCCGCTCGACCTGATCGCCATCGACAACCTGCCCTCCCTGCTGCCCCGCGAGTCCAGCACCGACTTCTCGGCGGCGCTGCTGCCCCAGCTGCTGGACTTCGAGACGGGCGGACCCTGGGGGCGCTGTCGGGACCGGTACCACCAGGCCGCCCGCGAACTCGGCATCGCAGAAGCAGAAGGGGAGTACCGCCATGGCTGA
- a CDS encoding NAD(P)/FAD-dependent oxidoreductase: MRASVVVIGGGVMGTSIAYHLARAGIRDVVLVERDELASGSTSKAAGGVRAQFSDELNIQLGARSLEAFGRFEDETGYDIGLHRVGYLFLLSTLEEVARFEAGVRLQNALGVPSRMIDPAEAQRLSPLITTDGLLAAAFSPDDGHCTPESVVHGYAAAAREYGARLLRHNDVTGVDVHGDRITAVTTTIGRIATDTVICAAGPWSRTIGAMVGVDLPVVPLRRQIAVTEPVAGLPPQLPMTIDFTTSLYFHTEGPGLLLGMSDPDERPGFATDTHDRWIPRLTEAMEHRAPALLDLRRTGGWAGLYEVTPDHNALIGEATSVSRFLYATGFSGHGFLQGPAVGEVIRDLYLGRVPFVDVSPLSAGRFMADAPRPEANRV, from the coding sequence ATGCGTGCGAGTGTCGTCGTCATCGGCGGCGGTGTGATGGGGACCAGCATCGCCTATCACCTCGCCCGTGCCGGGATACGGGACGTCGTCCTCGTCGAGCGGGACGAACTGGCGTCCGGGTCCACGTCCAAGGCGGCCGGGGGCGTGCGGGCGCAGTTCTCCGACGAGCTCAACATCCAGCTCGGGGCACGCAGCCTGGAGGCGTTCGGCCGGTTCGAGGACGAGACCGGGTACGACATCGGGCTGCACCGGGTCGGCTATCTGTTCCTGCTCTCCACGCTGGAGGAGGTCGCCCGCTTCGAGGCGGGCGTCCGGCTGCAGAACGCCCTCGGCGTGCCGAGCCGCATGATCGACCCCGCCGAGGCGCAGCGGCTCTCCCCGCTGATCACCACCGACGGACTGCTGGCGGCCGCGTTCTCGCCGGACGACGGCCACTGCACCCCCGAGTCCGTCGTCCACGGATACGCGGCCGCAGCCCGTGAGTACGGGGCGCGGCTCTTACGCCACAACGACGTCACCGGCGTCGACGTGCACGGCGACCGGATCACCGCCGTGACCACCACCATCGGGCGCATCGCCACCGACACGGTGATCTGCGCGGCCGGTCCCTGGTCGCGCACGATCGGGGCGATGGTCGGCGTGGACCTGCCCGTGGTGCCGCTGCGCCGCCAGATCGCGGTCACCGAACCGGTCGCCGGACTGCCGCCGCAGCTGCCCATGACGATCGACTTCACCACCAGCCTCTACTTCCACACCGAGGGCCCCGGTCTCCTCCTCGGCATGTCCGACCCCGACGAGCGCCCCGGGTTCGCCACCGACACCCACGACCGCTGGATCCCCCGCCTGACCGAGGCCATGGAGCACCGCGCCCCCGCCCTGCTCGACCTGCGCCGCACGGGAGGCTGGGCGGGCCTGTACGAGGTCACACCGGACCACAACGCGCTGATCGGCGAGGCGACTTCCGTATCCCGCTTTCTGTATGCGACCGGGTTCTCCGGCCATGGCTTTCTGCAGGGGCCGGCCGTCGGCGAGGTCATCCGTGACCTGTACCTCGGCCGCGTACCCTTCGTGGACGTCAGCCCCTTGAGCGCCGGCCGGTTCATGGCCGACGCCCCGCGCCCGGAGGCCAACCGCGTATGA
- the ribA gene encoding GTP cyclohydrolase II — translation MTDKIGVLGKKSAQRTQRSGVERVVNAPLPTVYGEFRAIGYMDHDRGDEQVALVYGEIGAENVLTRLHSECLTGDAFGSQHCECGDQLASALRAVVAEGSGIVVYLRGHEGRGIGLLGKLRAMALQAEGLDTVEANLALGLPVDARDYGVAAGILHDLGVNSVRLMSNNPRKRDALLRHGIEIAEQVPLLIPPCENNITYLRTKRERLDHHLPHLDAVAHLS, via the coding sequence ATGACAGATAAAATTGGCGTCCTCGGCAAGAAGTCCGCACAGCGGACGCAGCGTTCCGGCGTGGAACGCGTGGTGAATGCCCCCTTGCCCACCGTGTACGGGGAATTCCGCGCGATCGGCTACATGGACCACGACCGCGGTGACGAGCAAGTGGCCCTGGTGTACGGGGAGATAGGCGCGGAGAACGTCCTCACCCGACTGCACTCCGAGTGCCTGACGGGCGACGCCTTCGGCTCCCAGCACTGCGAGTGCGGCGACCAGCTGGCCTCCGCACTGCGCGCGGTGGTCGCCGAGGGCAGTGGCATCGTCGTCTACCTGCGGGGCCACGAGGGCCGCGGCATCGGTCTGCTCGGCAAGCTGCGGGCGATGGCGCTGCAGGCGGAGGGCCTGGACACCGTCGAGGCCAACCTCGCGCTCGGCCTGCCCGTGGACGCCCGTGACTACGGCGTCGCCGCCGGGATCCTGCACGACCTCGGCGTGAACAGCGTCCGCCTCATGTCGAACAACCCGCGCAAGCGCGACGCTTTGCTGCGGCACGGCATCGAGATCGCCGAGCAGGTCCCGCTGCTGATCCCGCCGTGCGAGAACAACATCACCTACCTGCGCACCAAGCGTGAGCGCCTCGACCACCACCTGCCCCATCTGGACGCGGTCGCGCACCTGTCCTGA
- a CDS encoding creatininase family protein yields MSDSQTRPAAHSLVPADTSDDVRTRGAGVSRQVAVLPVGSFEQHGPYLPLATDTLVACAIAREIAAAHPVHLLPPVTISCSHEHAAWPGTVSISSVTLHAVIRDIAASLRRSGVDALVLVNGHGGNYVLGNVVQESSAQGERMALFPAPEDWEEARERARVETSLLTDMHAGEIETSILLHTHPELIRPGYETSDFVADDRRQLLTLGMSAYTDSGVIGRPSLGSAEKGKRLLASLADSFGAYVSLLTSADDSVRDTGDARK; encoded by the coding sequence ATGAGTGATTCGCAGACGCGGCCGGCGGCACACTCGCTGGTGCCGGCGGACACCTCCGACGATGTACGGACGCGGGGCGCGGGTGTCTCACGACAGGTCGCGGTCCTGCCCGTCGGAAGCTTCGAGCAGCACGGCCCGTACCTTCCGCTGGCGACCGACACGCTCGTGGCCTGCGCCATCGCGCGTGAGATAGCCGCCGCACACCCGGTGCACCTCCTTCCGCCGGTGACGATCTCCTGCTCGCACGAACACGCGGCCTGGCCGGGGACCGTCAGCATCTCCTCCGTGACCCTTCATGCGGTGATACGGGACATAGCGGCTTCGCTCCGCCGGTCCGGTGTCGACGCTCTGGTGCTGGTCAACGGGCACGGCGGAAATTACGTACTGGGCAATGTCGTTCAGGAGTCCTCCGCGCAGGGCGAGCGAATGGCGCTGTTCCCGGCCCCGGAGGACTGGGAGGAGGCGCGGGAGCGGGCGAGGGTGGAGACCTCGCTGCTCACCGACATGCACGCGGGGGAAATTGAGACCTCCATCCTTCTGCACACTCATCCCGAATTGATCCGACCCGGTTATGAGACTTCCGATTTCGTTGCGGACGACCGCCGTCAGCTGCTCACCCTCGGTATGTCCGCCTATACCGATTCGGGTGTCATAGGCCGCCCTTCGCTGGGTTCCGCGGAAAAGGGGAAGCGCCTGCTGGCGAGCCTCGCGGATTCCTTCGGCGCGTATGTGTCACTGCTGACCTCCGCGGACGATTCCGTACGGGACACGGGAGACGCACGAAAATAG
- a CDS encoding class I SAM-dependent methyltransferase, whose protein sequence is MRDTATAQSGGAIPAQPGPRDPAPQSGIVSAEDAPGGVSAPAAADPDAVILGAGPSPGPGERETVRLRDAGPDDPPRYAPEWLELREGADAAARAHDLLDPLRIRLANRPGRSGVVIHDVGCGTGSMGRWLAPHLDGAQHWVLHDRDPYLLHFAAVASPRSSADGSRVTVETRRGDVGRLTPDGLAGASLVTASALLDVLTREEVDTLAAACAGAGCPALLTLSVAGRVELTPSDPLDQEIAEAFNAHQRRSGMLGPDAITAAAEAFSEHGATVQVHPSPWRLGPDESALTAQWLRGWVGAAVEQRPDLRERADRYLQDRLAACQAGELSVVVHHSDLLALVRPTGGAS, encoded by the coding sequence ATGAGGGACACGGCAACGGCGCAGAGCGGAGGGGCGATTCCGGCCCAGCCGGGACCGCGCGATCCCGCACCGCAGAGCGGGATCGTTTCGGCGGAGGACGCCCCGGGCGGCGTGTCCGCACCGGCGGCGGCCGACCCCGACGCAGTGATCCTCGGGGCGGGGCCCAGCCCCGGTCCCGGCGAGCGCGAGACCGTACGGCTCAGGGACGCCGGGCCGGACGACCCGCCCCGCTACGCCCCGGAGTGGCTGGAGCTGCGGGAAGGCGCCGACGCCGCCGCGCGGGCGCACGACTTGCTCGACCCGCTGCGGATCCGGCTCGCCAACCGGCCCGGACGGTCCGGAGTGGTGATCCACGACGTGGGATGCGGCACCGGCTCCATGGGCCGCTGGCTCGCGCCCCACCTGGACGGCGCCCAGCACTGGGTCCTGCACGACCGCGACCCCTATCTCCTGCACTTCGCCGCCGTGGCCTCCCCGCGCTCCTCCGCGGACGGCAGCCGCGTCACGGTCGAGACGCGCCGCGGCGACGTCGGCCGCCTCACCCCGGACGGCCTCGCCGGTGCCTCGCTGGTGACCGCCTCCGCACTGCTCGACGTCCTCACCCGCGAGGAGGTCGACACCCTCGCCGCCGCCTGCGCGGGCGCGGGCTGCCCGGCGCTGCTGACGCTGTCCGTCGCCGGCCGCGTCGAACTCACGCCGTCCGACCCGCTGGACCAGGAGATCGCCGAGGCGTTCAACGCCCACCAGCGGCGCTCGGGGATGCTGGGCCCGGACGCGATCACCGCGGCGGCGGAGGCCTTCTCCGAGCACGGCGCGACCGTCCAGGTGCACCCGAGCCCCTGGCGGCTCGGCCCCGACGAGTCCGCGCTCACCGCGCAGTGGCTGCGCGGCTGGGTCGGCGCGGCGGTCGAGCAGCGCCCCGACCTGCGCGAGCGCGCCGACCGCTATCTGCAGGACCGCCTCGCCGCCTGCCAGGCGGGCGAGTTGAGTGTCGTGGTCCACCACAGCGACCTGCTGGCGCTGGTGCGACCGACGGGCGGAGCGTCATGA